The following proteins come from a genomic window of Pyxidicoccus sp. MSG2:
- a CDS encoding FAD binding domain-containing protein yields the protein MQSFEWVDAESVEQAVSLLGESSERQPVMAKAGGMDLLDLMKNGVVSPHRVVNLKSIKGLDGVRFDAKQGLELGALVTLARIAREPEVRGRYVALADAAGHAATPQVRNAATLGGNLLQRPRCWYFRSEHFHQLGGNDVERVREGENQYHAIFDNQRTVMVHASTPATALVAYGASVELTGPGGKTRMVPVSEFLLPPDMKRPRDTVIAPNEVLTRVRLPALAAGTKSAYHKQGERESYDWPICDVAVVLRMDGKVVREAAIAMGWVAPTPRRATEAEKLLVGKPLDEELARQAAKAAVSGATPLSKNAYKVPVLEAVVRRTVLAASKA from the coding sequence ATGCAGAGCTTCGAGTGGGTCGACGCGGAATCCGTGGAGCAGGCCGTCTCCCTGCTGGGAGAGTCGAGCGAGCGCCAGCCCGTCATGGCGAAGGCCGGCGGCATGGACCTGCTCGACTTGATGAAGAATGGCGTCGTCTCGCCGCACCGGGTGGTGAACCTCAAGTCCATCAAGGGCCTGGATGGCGTGCGCTTCGACGCGAAGCAGGGCCTGGAGTTGGGCGCCCTGGTGACGTTGGCGCGGATTGCCCGAGAGCCCGAGGTGCGTGGGCGCTACGTGGCGCTCGCGGACGCGGCCGGGCACGCGGCCACGCCCCAGGTGCGCAATGCCGCCACCCTGGGTGGCAACCTGCTCCAGCGGCCCCGCTGCTGGTACTTCCGGAGCGAGCACTTCCACCAGCTGGGCGGCAACGACGTCGAGCGGGTGCGCGAGGGGGAGAACCAGTACCACGCCATCTTCGACAACCAGCGCACGGTGATGGTGCACGCCTCCACGCCGGCCACGGCGCTCGTGGCCTACGGCGCGTCGGTGGAGCTCACCGGCCCCGGGGGCAAGACACGCATGGTGCCCGTGTCCGAGTTCCTGCTGCCGCCGGACATGAAGCGCCCGCGCGACACCGTCATCGCCCCCAACGAGGTGCTGACGCGCGTGCGCCTCCCCGCGCTCGCGGCGGGGACGAAGAGCGCGTACCACAAGCAGGGCGAGCGCGAGAGCTACGACTGGCCCATCTGCGACGTCGCGGTGGTGCTGCGCATGGACGGCAAGGTGGTGCGCGAGGCCGCGATTGCCATGGGCTGGGTGGCGCCCACGCCCCGCCGTGCGACGGAGGCCGAGAAGCTGCTGGTGGGCAAGCCGCTGGACGAGGAGCTGGCGCGCCAGGCCGCGAAGGCGGCGGTGAGCGGCGCGACGCCGCTGTCCAAGAACGCCTACAAGGTGCCCGTCCTGGAAGCGGTGGTCCGCAGGACGGTCCTCGCCGCGTCGAAGGCCTGA
- a CDS encoding xanthine dehydrogenase family protein molybdopterin-binding subunit: protein MQDVKDTTGTQGTAKPSDGQKAQAGGPQKPPPPNPGPSREQAMQYGIVGAGLKEVTRRVPLDEPPPLPENAKLKSIGKPVSRLDGVEKVTGRARYTFDIQLPGMLWGQRVLSPLPHARIKSIDTSAAERYPGVRAVHILERLLSTAKLRDPKAEQGRYPTVRYAGQPIAAVAADSPRAAEAAARLIKVEYEPLPHVTGIEEAMKEDAPRVFPGPTEQPATAGGGGAPPGLPQKGNVRGPDTKPRGMGPRGDVAKGFRESEVVVEAEYRTQVQTHVPMEPHGLVADWKDDLLTLYASTQWVASVRDEAAELFELPKNRVRVISDFTGGGFGAKYGIGNYGLLAIHLSRKARAPVRMILDRREEHVSGGNRPNSIQRLKVGAKKDGSLVAIQLQAYGSGGVAGGAGVGFCHSTLYDCPNVHVEQYDVFTNAGPCAAFRAPGQVQGIFALEQTIDELAERIGMDALALRAKIDVSDTDDARARAQERKVGADKVGWNKRRPAGSDKGPIKRGMGVAQSQWVYLVHRNTSCEVRVSGDGSVEAFSATQDIGTGTRTILAQVVAEEFGLRPEDIGAYVGDSRYPQGPASGGSRVTSSLTPAARNAAHRCARELAARIAPLFEASADDIVFADGKVMVKGKASSALPFRDAVKKSGVRELSHRADRRDDYEGYAMSTPDMSISRHGIGGVQFAEVEVDTETGIVKVERVVAVHDCGRPINPKLTESQIFGGVIQGVSYALYEERHLDPGSGHQLNANVDQYKIVGSREVPKIEVIVLEQLGAQSSTDARGVAEPANVATAAAVANAFYNATGKRIRTLPMTPANVLAALRTT, encoded by the coding sequence ATGCAAGACGTCAAGGACACCACCGGAACGCAGGGCACCGCGAAGCCCTCCGACGGCCAGAAGGCGCAGGCCGGAGGCCCGCAGAAGCCACCCCCGCCCAACCCGGGCCCCTCGCGAGAGCAGGCAATGCAGTACGGCATCGTCGGCGCCGGCCTGAAGGAGGTCACCCGGCGGGTACCGCTCGACGAGCCGCCGCCCCTGCCGGAGAACGCGAAGCTGAAGTCCATCGGCAAGCCTGTCTCCCGCCTGGACGGCGTGGAGAAGGTCACCGGCCGTGCCCGCTACACCTTCGACATCCAGCTCCCGGGAATGCTCTGGGGCCAGCGCGTCCTCTCGCCGCTGCCGCATGCGCGCATCAAGTCCATCGACACCTCGGCGGCCGAGCGCTACCCGGGCGTGCGCGCCGTCCACATCCTGGAGCGCCTGCTCTCCACGGCGAAGCTGAGGGACCCGAAGGCGGAGCAGGGCCGCTACCCCACCGTCCGCTACGCGGGCCAGCCCATCGCCGCGGTGGCGGCGGACTCGCCCCGCGCCGCCGAGGCCGCCGCCCGCCTCATCAAGGTGGAGTACGAGCCGCTCCCGCACGTCACCGGCATCGAAGAGGCGATGAAGGAGGACGCGCCTCGCGTCTTCCCCGGCCCCACCGAGCAGCCCGCCACCGCGGGAGGCGGAGGCGCACCCCCGGGCCTGCCGCAGAAGGGCAACGTGCGCGGCCCGGACACGAAGCCGCGAGGCATGGGCCCACGCGGCGACGTGGCGAAGGGCTTCCGCGAGTCCGAGGTGGTCGTCGAAGCGGAGTACCGCACCCAGGTGCAGACACACGTGCCCATGGAGCCGCACGGGCTCGTCGCGGACTGGAAGGACGACCTGCTCACCCTCTACGCGTCCACCCAGTGGGTGGCCAGCGTGCGGGACGAGGCCGCCGAGCTCTTCGAACTTCCGAAGAACAGGGTGCGCGTCATCAGCGACTTCACCGGAGGCGGCTTCGGCGCGAAGTACGGCATCGGCAACTACGGCCTGCTCGCCATCCACCTCTCGCGCAAGGCCCGGGCCCCGGTGCGGATGATTCTGGACCGCCGCGAGGAGCACGTGTCGGGCGGCAATCGCCCCAACAGCATCCAGCGACTCAAGGTAGGCGCGAAGAAGGACGGCTCGCTCGTCGCAATCCAGCTCCAGGCCTACGGCAGCGGCGGCGTGGCCGGAGGCGCGGGCGTCGGCTTCTGCCACTCCACGCTCTACGACTGCCCCAACGTGCACGTGGAGCAGTACGACGTCTTCACCAACGCCGGCCCCTGTGCCGCCTTCCGTGCGCCCGGCCAGGTCCAGGGCATCTTCGCCCTCGAGCAGACCATCGACGAGCTGGCCGAGCGCATCGGCATGGACGCGCTCGCGCTCCGGGCGAAGATTGACGTCTCCGACACGGACGACGCGCGGGCCCGCGCCCAGGAGCGCAAGGTGGGCGCCGACAAGGTCGGCTGGAACAAGCGTCGGCCCGCGGGCTCGGACAAGGGGCCCATCAAACGGGGCATGGGCGTCGCCCAGTCCCAGTGGGTCTACCTCGTCCACCGCAACACCTCGTGTGAGGTGCGCGTGTCCGGGGATGGCTCCGTCGAGGCCTTCAGCGCGACGCAGGACATCGGCACGGGGACGCGCACCATCCTCGCGCAGGTGGTGGCGGAGGAGTTCGGCCTGCGGCCCGAGGACATCGGCGCGTACGTCGGTGACTCGCGCTACCCGCAGGGGCCGGCCTCGGGCGGCAGCCGCGTCACCAGCTCGCTGACGCCCGCCGCGCGCAATGCCGCCCACCGCTGTGCCCGCGAGCTGGCCGCGCGAATCGCGCCCCTGTTCGAGGCGAGCGCGGACGACATCGTCTTCGCCGACGGCAAGGTGATGGTGAAGGGCAAGGCGTCCTCCGCGCTGCCCTTCCGCGACGCGGTGAAGAAGTCCGGCGTGCGCGAGCTGTCCCACCGCGCCGACCGCCGTGACGACTACGAGGGCTACGCGATGTCCACCCCGGACATGAGCATCAGCCGGCACGGCATCGGCGGGGTGCAGTTCGCCGAAGTCGAGGTCGACACGGAGACGGGCATCGTCAAGGTGGAGCGCGTGGTCGCCGTGCACGACTGCGGGCGCCCCATCAACCCCAAGCTCACCGAGAGCCAGATTTTCGGCGGCGTGATTCAGGGCGTCAGCTACGCGCTCTACGAGGAGCGCCACCTGGACCCGGGCAGCGGCCACCAGCTCAACGCCAACGTGGACCAGTACAAGATTGTCGGCTCGCGCGAGGTGCCGAAAATCGAGGTCATCGTCCTGGAGCAGCTCGGCGCGCAGTCCTCCACGGACGCGCGCGGAGTGGCCGAGCCCGCCAACGTGGCGACAGCGGCGGCGGTGGCCAATGCCTTCTACAACGCGACGGGCAAGCGCATCCGCACGCTCCCGATGACGCCGGCGAACGTGCTCGCGGCGCTGCGCACCACCTGA
- a CDS encoding Hint domain-containing protein, with the protein MQSTRGMWKQLAKAVPLAGLMLMTAGWSNPLSPPQANPKESQRLVQKFDVATQQPGVYQIDLDLSDDADWSFLVGRLTSAGKSEKNAPELFRRLDYMRERALTRKASGDASLAVEGAWCNHFLKYSSPPITANGYTTFFPVVQVSCKDGADYVYADLFNYDVNDAETNSVLLSSASGEEYGDGLAFDDVTAPATVATGKGRTLRMESLVMALGANLDQTSYIVERAAALDSQPKLDFTHPRKVLAQAPQAEIMACQLRGGADCDYAVAGYAGGNLTPYPPTPTGVAATYPNNPGILNGSDYWTFNAPYNYENLYVPVRGTLVGGALGGFQCVVTKVDRARIQLIAGVSGRTCLNEAQFIGAIGTGSTTSNINVLTNMNRLFNTAGTGTSPNDCKAETIVNEMTRYSILVSGEVRCNTVYKKFFVTYPTTTSGITPNIFFRNSCMAEGTRVKLADGSVTTVEQVKTGDQVIANAQGTVLTVTDVARGNEVKPLVRLRDNAGHDVTLTEMHPVIKSTGEVVAAKNLKVKDRVQTDSGTATLTSITPVSAEKARVYNLRLGTDQELLKVAKNGRTLFAGGFLVGDLSMQDVLQQPKDGPQLSLLERLPKAWHKDFKNGIKPTVAH; encoded by the coding sequence ATGCAAAGCACTCGAGGAATGTGGAAGCAGCTGGCCAAGGCCGTTCCCCTCGCTGGCCTCATGCTGATGACCGCGGGCTGGTCGAACCCGCTCAGCCCCCCGCAGGCCAACCCGAAGGAGTCCCAGCGCCTGGTGCAGAAGTTCGATGTCGCCACCCAGCAGCCCGGCGTGTACCAGATCGACCTGGACCTGTCGGACGACGCGGACTGGTCCTTCCTCGTCGGCCGGCTGACCTCGGCTGGCAAGAGCGAGAAGAACGCGCCGGAGCTCTTCCGGCGGCTGGACTACATGCGTGAGCGCGCCCTCACGCGCAAGGCCAGCGGCGACGCTTCGCTGGCCGTGGAGGGAGCGTGGTGCAACCACTTCCTCAAGTACAGCAGCCCGCCCATCACCGCCAATGGCTACACCACCTTCTTCCCGGTGGTGCAGGTGTCCTGCAAGGACGGCGCGGACTACGTGTACGCCGACCTCTTCAACTACGACGTGAACGACGCGGAGACGAACTCCGTCCTCCTGTCTTCCGCGTCCGGTGAGGAGTACGGCGACGGCCTGGCGTTCGATGACGTCACCGCGCCCGCCACCGTGGCCACGGGCAAGGGCCGCACCCTGCGCATGGAGTCGCTGGTGATGGCGCTGGGCGCGAACCTGGACCAGACCTCGTACATCGTGGAGCGCGCGGCGGCGCTGGACTCCCAGCCCAAGCTGGACTTCACCCACCCGCGCAAGGTGCTCGCCCAGGCGCCCCAGGCCGAAATCATGGCCTGCCAGCTCCGCGGCGGCGCGGACTGTGACTACGCGGTCGCCGGCTACGCGGGCGGCAACCTGACGCCGTATCCGCCCACGCCGACCGGTGTGGCCGCGACCTACCCCAACAACCCGGGCATCCTGAACGGCAGCGACTACTGGACCTTCAACGCCCCCTACAACTACGAGAACCTCTACGTGCCCGTCCGCGGCACGCTGGTGGGCGGCGCCCTCGGCGGCTTCCAGTGCGTGGTGACCAAGGTCGACCGCGCGCGCATCCAGCTCATCGCCGGCGTGTCGGGCCGCACCTGCCTCAACGAGGCGCAGTTCATCGGCGCCATCGGCACGGGTAGCACCACCAGCAACATCAACGTGCTGACGAACATGAACCGCCTGTTCAACACGGCCGGCACGGGCACCAGCCCGAACGACTGCAAGGCGGAGACCATCGTCAACGAGATGACCCGCTACTCCATCCTCGTGTCCGGCGAGGTGCGCTGCAACACGGTGTACAAGAAGTTCTTCGTCACCTACCCCACCACGACCTCGGGCATCACCCCCAACATCTTCTTCCGCAACAGCTGCATGGCGGAGGGGACGCGCGTGAAGCTGGCCGACGGCAGCGTCACGACGGTGGAGCAGGTGAAGACGGGTGACCAGGTCATCGCCAATGCCCAGGGGACGGTGCTGACGGTGACGGACGTGGCGCGTGGCAACGAGGTCAAGCCGCTCGTGCGCCTGCGCGACAACGCGGGCCACGACGTGACGCTCACCGAGATGCACCCGGTCATCAAGTCCACGGGTGAGGTGGTCGCCGCGAAGAACCTGAAGGTGAAGGACCGGGTGCAGACCGACAGCGGCACGGCCACCCTCACCTCCATCACCCCCGTGTCGGCGGAGAAGGCCCGCGTGTACAACCTGCGGCTGGGGACGGACCAGGAGTTGCTGAAGGTGGCGAAGAATGGCCGCACGCTCTTCGCTGGCGGCTTCCTGGTGGGCGACCTGAGCATGCAGGACGTCCTCCAGCAGCCGAAGGATGGGCCGCAGCTCTCCCTCCTCGAGCGCCTGCCGAAGGCCTGGCACAAGGACTTCAAGAACGGCATCAAGCCCACCGTCGCGCACTGA
- a CDS encoding (2Fe-2S)-binding protein translates to MAPSDDDSDPKPLLPKLSRRAFFTGAGASALTATLVQTAAQAATQAGPAVLGPEPSTLQLDINGRPVIVQADPGTTLAELLRNQLGMTGTKVGCDRGACSACTVWLDGEVAASCMTLAFDARGRKVTTIEGLARGDELHPVQRAFVENDALQCGFCTPGMVMSCAALVERNPKCTLDDVKQAVSGHLCRCGTYPNVFKATLAAAQAGGKGKGKS, encoded by the coding sequence TTGGCCCCATCCGATGATGACTCCGACCCCAAGCCCCTGCTGCCCAAGCTCAGCCGCCGCGCCTTCTTCACCGGCGCGGGTGCCTCCGCGCTGACCGCCACCCTGGTACAGACGGCCGCGCAGGCGGCGACCCAGGCCGGGCCCGCGGTCCTCGGACCCGAGCCCTCCACCCTCCAGCTCGACATCAACGGCCGCCCCGTCATCGTCCAGGCCGACCCCGGCACCACGCTGGCCGAATTGCTGCGCAACCAGCTCGGGATGACGGGGACGAAGGTGGGCTGCGACCGCGGCGCCTGCTCGGCGTGCACGGTGTGGCTCGACGGCGAGGTGGCCGCGAGCTGCATGACGCTGGCCTTCGACGCCCGCGGCAGGAAGGTCACCACCATCGAAGGGCTGGCGCGCGGGGACGAGCTGCACCCGGTGCAGCGGGCCTTCGTGGAGAACGACGCGCTCCAGTGCGGCTTCTGCACGCCCGGCATGGTGATGAGCTGCGCCGCCCTGGTGGAGCGCAACCCGAAGTGCACGCTCGATGACGTGAAGCAGGCGGTCAGTGGCCACCTGTGCCGGTGCGGCACCTATCCCAACGTCTTCAAGGCCACCCTCGCGGCAGCCCAGGCGGGCGGCAAGGGCAAGGGGAAGAGCTGA